The following proteins are encoded in a genomic region of Stegostoma tigrinum isolate sSteTig4 chromosome 10, sSteTig4.hap1, whole genome shotgun sequence:
- the gnpnat1 gene encoding glucosamine 6-phosphate N-acetyltransferase, which translates to MILDDTPLFDPIMLHDLDWSQNMVKFSPEISPLNPGDGLIMRPLCTADFNRGLFKVLAQLTKVDQVAPEIFIKKFEHMKQTGDYYTVVIEDTHLGQVIATATLIIEHKFIHSCAKRGRIEEVVVSDECRGKQLGKLLVSALTLLSKKLNCYKITLECLPKNEAFYQKFGYKATEEVYMQCRFFD; encoded by the exons ATGATTCTTGATGACACACCGTTGTTTGATCCGATCATGTTACATGACCTGGATTGGAGCCAGAATATGGTGAAATTTTCTCCTGAAATTTCTCCTCTGAACCCTGGGGATGGATTAATTATGAGGCCTCTCTGTACTGCTGACTTCAATAGAG gTCTCTTCAAGGTACTTGCACAGTTAACAAAAGTAGACCAAGTTGCACCTGAAATATTTATCA AAAAGTTTGAGCACATGAAACAAACTGGAGATTATTATACCGTTGTCATTGAAGACACACATCTTGGACAGGTTATTGCTACAGCAACGCTAATAATTGAACATAAATTTATACATTCTTGTGCAAAG CGAGGGAGAATAGAAGAGGTTGTCGTGAGTGATGAATGCAGAGGAAAGCAACTTGGGAAACT GTTAGTTTCAGCCCTCACACTTCTCAGCAAGAAACTCAACTGTTACAAAATTACATTAGAGTGCCTACCAAAGAATGAAGCCTTCTATCAAAAGTTTGGATATAAAGCTACAGAAGAAGTGTACATGCAGTGCAGATTTTTCGACTGA